The genomic stretch AAGGCTGCAGCTCTGAGCACCGTCCAGATCGACGTCGAGAACGCCGAGCGCTTCGGCATAACCTACTACAACGAGGAAGGCAAGGAGGAGCACCCGCTCATACTCCACTGCTCGCCCAGCGGCGCCATTGAGCGCGTTATGTACGCCATCCTTGAGAAGCAGGCGAAGCTTCAGGCTAAGGGCACCAAGCCGGCCTTCCCGCTCTGGCTCAGCCCGATACAGGCCCGCGTTGTCCCGGTCAGTGAGGAGGTCATGGACTACGCACTCTACGTGGCCGGAAAGCTTGAGGGAGCCAGGATCCGCGTTGATGTCGATGACACCGGCGACAGGCTCAACAAGAAGATAAGGAAGGCCGAGAAGGAGTGGATTCCCTACGTCATCGTCGTCGGCAGGAACGAGAAGGAGCAGGGCACCGTAACCGTCAGGAGGAGGAGCGACGGAAGGCAGGTCGAGATGCAGCTCGAGGACCTCATCAAGGAGATAAGGAGCCAGGTCGAGGGCTTCCCGTACAGGCCGAGGCCCCTGCCGCTGCTCCTCAGCCGGAGGCCCAAGTTCAGGGGTTGAGGTTCTCTTTCAGCACTTTTTTCAGGTATATCTTTTCCTTATCCCCCGTCACCCTCAGGGAGTACGTGACTGGCTCAAAATCCGCACAGGGGGATTTTATTATGTACAGCAGCTCCTTAATGTAATCCTTCTCGATCCACGACCTCGCCAGAACGACGTAATCACTGATGGTAGAAGTCCACGCGACGAACCTCTTTGAAACTATATCCGAGTTCACGGGGAGCAGAAGAATCGAATCGGGGAATCTAACGCTCTTTGTGGCCACAGTCTGGTTGAGCAGCTTGAGTGTGTTCTCCTCCCCGAGCATCATAGCCGCACCGTCGAGGGTGTATACCAACCGGATAATTTTCCCGGAGCTCACCTTCATCCTAAGGGGGCCCCAGTAGATACGGTCTATCTTGGGGTTTATTGTTTCGGGCTCAACCTTGTCGAGATAGAACACACCTGGGAGGTTTTCTGTACTTGCGTAGCGGGAGCCAAACACATCTATCACTGCAAGGTTGCCGTTTTGGAGCGCTTCCATGAAGTCCAGTCCAACACTGCGGCCCCGTCGAAACAGTCCCCGGAGGGGGACGCTGTAATTTGACATAACCCCAAAATAGCCCTCTTCAAGGGCTTTCTTAAGAAAAAGAAGAGAGACCTGCCACGCCGAGGAGTACGCATCATATATAACCGCGACGGTGGAACCGGAAATGCATTTATCCTGAAACAAATCAAAAATATTAAAATCACTCATTTGGGCCACCCTGTGAGGCCCCTGCGAGGATCTCACTCAGGAAGTCCCTGGCATCCTCGCTGAATTCCTTCATAGGGACTTCCTTACCGTACTTGTCGTAGACCTTGCCGTCCCTGAAGTTTATCTCAAAGACCTCGTAGCGCTCCTCGCTCTTCTCGTGGTGCTTGATGCCGTGCCCCTTCAGGTGCCTCTCGAGGCTCTCGACATCGACGTACTTTCCGCACTCTTCACACCTGTAGAACTGCCAGAAGACGTAATCCTGGCCGGCGAGCATGTTGTTCTTGATGTGGTTGATGAGGGCGCCTCCGAGGTACTCATAGAGGTCCTCCTGGATCAGGTTCCCCCCATCCTCGACGACCTTGAAGCCGCTCCATACGATGTGGTCGTTGATATCGGCGAGGGTCGCCTTTATGTAGCGGTAGGTAAGGATGAACGCCCCGTTGTGGACGTAGAACACGTTCTTGTCCGGAACCGCTATTATCCGTATTCCGGCCCCATCACTCTTGGCCAGCTTCTCCGCGTGCTCCTTGTTGTCCGCGACGTCTATTGTGACCCGGACGTTGCTCTTCTTGTGGATCCCCACTATCTTGTCGCCGGATATTTCCCAGTGATAATCATCCAGGTATCTCACCTGAGCGTAGACCCTCTTTATTCTTGGGCTCAGTTCACCGTACTGCATCAGTCACCACCGTGGGGAACTCGAAGCCAACGTTAATAAGCTTTAGCGGAAAATTTTAAAAAGGGTCGTTCAGGGAGGAAAAGGTTCCGATGGAGAAAAGCTACCTCCCAAAGCGCCTCTGGCGCTTTTGATACTCGCGTATTATTCTGAGGAAGTCAATCTTTCTAAACTCTGGGAAATACACATCAACGAAGAACAGTTCGCTGTATGCAATTTGGTACAGGAGAAAGTTGCTTATTCTCTCCTCTCCGCCGGTCCTTATGACGATGTCGGGGTCGGGCATGTTCGGGTAATAGAGGTACTCCTTTATGAGCTCCTCATCAACGTCCTCCGGTTTTATCTTTCCCGCCAGGGCGTCCCTCACGATGTCCTTAACCGCATCGGCTATCTCACTCCTCCCCCCGTAGGCGAGGGCTATGTTCAGCGTGTAGTTGGAGTACTTTCTAGTGGCCCTCTCTGCCTCCTCCGCGGCTTTCCTGACGTTCTCAGGGAGAAGCTCCTTCCTGCCCAGGACGTTAACGCGGATGCCGTACTTGTGCACCCTCTCGTCGGTGAGGAGCTCCTTGAACTTCTCTTCAAAGAGCCCCATGAGAGCGTTCACTTCCTCAGGCGTTCTCTTGAAGTTCTCGGTGGAGAAGGCGTAAACTGTGAGCGTCCTTATACCCAGCTCACGGCACCACTCGAGTATCTCCTCGAGCTTCTGGGAGCCGAAGAGATGGCCGTACCAAGGCGGCTTCTCGAGCTTTCTGGCCCAGCGCCTGTTTCCGTCCATTATTATGGCCACATGGTTGGGTATGCGGCCTCCCTTGACCCTATCAAGAAGGTACCCCTCATAGACGTCGTAAACGGGCCTGAACAAAATGTGGGGAACGTGAGAAAGAAGACGGGAAAGCATCCGGCATCACTCGATCCTCTTCCTTGACCCGAGGTGCTTCTCCGCCAGCTCCATGTATATCTCGGCGTTCTTCTTCGTCCACTCGATTTCTTCCTCGCTGAGCTGCCTGACGACCTTGCCGGGAACGCCAACGACGAGGCTGTAGTCGGGTATCTCCTTTCCGGGCGGAACGAGGGCACCGGCACCTATAACGACGTGCTTGCCTATCTTGGCACCGTCGAGCACCACGGCACCCATGCCTATGATGGTGTAATCACCTATCTCGGCACCGTGCACGACGGCGTTGTGGCCGATGGTGACGTACTTTCCGATTATCGTCGGCTGGCCGTGGGAGGTGTGTATGCTGACGTTGTCCTGAACGTTGGAGCAGGGGCCAATGTAAATCTGCTCTATGTCTCCCCTCAAAACGGCGCTCGGCCAGACGCTGCTCTTCTCCTCAAGGACGACGTCTCCTATGACGGAGGCACTCTCATCGACGAAGGCGGTCTCATGAATTTTAGGCCTCTTTCCATCGAGTTCGTAAATCGCCA from Thermococcus celericrescens encodes the following:
- a CDS encoding TBP-interacting protein, translating into MQYGELSPRIKRVYAQVRYLDDYHWEISGDKIVGIHKKSNVRVTIDVADNKEHAEKLAKSDGAGIRIIAVPDKNVFYVHNGAFILTYRYIKATLADINDHIVWSGFKVVEDGGNLIQEDLYEYLGGALINHIKNNMLAGQDYVFWQFYRCEECGKYVDVESLERHLKGHGIKHHEKSEERYEVFEINFRDGKVYDKYGKEVPMKEFSEDARDFLSEILAGASQGGPNE
- the uppS gene encoding polyprenyl diphosphate synthase translates to MLSRLLSHVPHILFRPVYDVYEGYLLDRVKGGRIPNHVAIIMDGNRRWARKLEKPPWYGHLFGSQKLEEILEWCRELGIRTLTVYAFSTENFKRTPEEVNALMGLFEEKFKELLTDERVHKYGIRVNVLGRKELLPENVRKAAEEAERATRKYSNYTLNIALAYGGRSEIADAVKDIVRDALAGKIKPEDVDEELIKEYLYYPNMPDPDIVIRTGGEERISNFLLYQIAYSELFFVDVYFPEFRKIDFLRIIREYQKRQRRFGR
- a CDS encoding gamma carbonic anhydrase family protein, which encodes MAIYELDGKRPKIHETAFVDESASVIGDVVLEEKSSVWPSAVLRGDIEQIYIGPCSNVQDNVSIHTSHGQPTIIGKYVTIGHNAVVHGAEIGDYTIIGMGAVVLDGAKIGKHVVIGAGALVPPGKEIPDYSLVVGVPGKVVRQLSEEEIEWTKKNAEIYMELAEKHLGSRKRIE